One genomic segment of Mesoterricola silvestris includes these proteins:
- a CDS encoding pyridoxine 5'-phosphate synthase, which produces MPVRLGVNIDHVATIRQARGGHEPEPTAAALLAQGAGAHGITVHLRADRRHIQERDIKVLKDVLAVPLNVECAATSEAMEAVVPIKPAWVTLVPETREELTTQGGLDVLFLHAHLRQIIRELHASEIRVSLFIDPQQEQVKMAAKLEAEAVEFNTGVYADLTPGADPLPELNRLREASRLASKLGLKVLAGHGLSLFNVGPVAAIPEVEELNIGHSIIGRALLVGLDLAVREMITTINEGGQ; this is translated from the coding sequence TTGCCCGTACGCCTTGGTGTCAACATCGATCATGTGGCGACCATCCGCCAGGCCCGGGGCGGCCACGAGCCCGAACCCACCGCCGCGGCCCTCCTGGCCCAGGGCGCGGGCGCGCACGGCATCACCGTCCACCTCCGGGCCGACCGCAGGCACATCCAGGAGCGCGACATCAAGGTCCTGAAGGACGTGCTCGCGGTGCCCCTCAACGTCGAGTGCGCCGCCACGTCCGAAGCCATGGAGGCGGTGGTCCCCATCAAGCCGGCGTGGGTGACGCTCGTGCCCGAGACCCGGGAGGAGCTCACCACCCAGGGGGGCCTGGACGTGCTCTTCCTCCACGCGCACCTGAGGCAGATCATCCGGGAGCTCCATGCCTCGGAGATCCGCGTGAGCCTGTTCATCGATCCCCAGCAGGAGCAGGTGAAGATGGCCGCCAAGCTGGAGGCGGAGGCGGTGGAGTTCAACACCGGCGTCTATGCCGACCTCACCCCCGGCGCCGACCCCCTGCCGGAGCTGAACCGCCTGCGCGAGGCCTCCCGGCTGGCCTCCAAGCTCGGCCTGAAGGTCCTGGCGGGGCACGGGCTCAGCCTCTTCAACGTCGGCCCCGTGGCCGCGATCCCGGAAGTCGAGGAGCTCAACATCGGGCACTCCATCATCGGCAGGGCGCTCCTGGTGGGCCTGGACCTGGCGGTGCGGGAGATGATCACCACCATCAACGAAGGCGGCCAATGA
- a CDS encoding nucleotidyltransferase family protein, giving the protein MLPAVILAAGASRRLGRPKQLERYGGVSLLRRAVAAVGACSPVLVVTGCRAADMEAELRGLDVRVVPNPGWEEGMASSIRAGVRALDPGVEGALFLVCDQPAVDAALVARLLARWKGEPVACAYGGVRGIPAILPARAFPELLALAGDRGARGLLQGPGVAEVPFPEGAWDVDEPGDL; this is encoded by the coding sequence CCCAAGCAGCTGGAGCGCTACGGCGGGGTGTCCCTCCTCCGGAGGGCGGTGGCCGCCGTGGGGGCCTGCTCGCCGGTTCTGGTGGTGACCGGGTGCCGCGCGGCGGACATGGAGGCGGAGCTGCGCGGGCTGGATGTGCGGGTGGTGCCCAACCCCGGCTGGGAGGAGGGCATGGCCAGCTCCATCCGGGCCGGGGTGCGGGCTCTGGATCCCGGCGTGGAAGGCGCGCTTTTCCTGGTGTGCGACCAGCCCGCGGTGGACGCGGCGCTGGTTGCGCGGCTCCTGGCCCGGTGGAAGGGAGAACCCGTGGCCTGCGCCTACGGCGGGGTGCGGGGCATCCCGGCCATCCTTCCGGCCCGGGCCTTCCCGGAGCTCCTGGCCCTGGCCGGGGACCGCGGCGCCCGGGGGCTGCTCCAGGGGCCCGGGGTCGCGGAGGTGCCGTTTCCCGAAGGCGCCTGGGACGTGGACGAGCCCGGGGATCTCTGA
- a CDS encoding nuclear transport factor 2 family protein encodes MRPRELVMAWAKAFNRADPDGLAAFYAEDAVNHQVAEAPVEGREAIRRMFAEGFRAAEMVCIVENIFEDGEWAILEWRDPLGLRGCGFFRVVDGKIVFQRGYWDKLSFLRMHGMPIPRN; translated from the coding sequence ATGCGCCCCCGGGAACTCGTGATGGCCTGGGCAAAGGCCTTCAACCGCGCCGACCCCGACGGCCTCGCGGCCTTCTACGCCGAGGACGCCGTGAACCACCAGGTCGCGGAAGCCCCCGTGGAAGGCCGCGAGGCCATCCGGCGCATGTTCGCCGAAGGGTTCAGGGCCGCCGAGATGGTCTGCATCGTGGAGAACATCTTCGAGGACGGCGAATGGGCCATCCTCGAATGGCGGGATCCGCTGGGCCTGAGGGGCTGCGGGTTCTTCCGGGTGGTGGACGGGAAGATCGTGTTCCAGCGCGGGTACTGGGACAAGCTGTCGTTCCTCCGCATGCACGGGATGCCCATTCCCAGGAACTGA
- a CDS encoding aminoacetone oxidase family FAD-binding enzyme, giving the protein MKVLVAGGGAAGMIAAWRAASAGFDTTLLEANDRLGMKIRISGGGKCNITHDGPMASVLAAFPRAQARFLRPALFAFTNRDVLDLLAREGVHAQARDNGRVFPVDGPGSAAKVTAAFEALVRRAGVQVRLGARVRALEGRAPRLEALVLEDGTWLRADRFILATGGASYPRTGTRGELLAALGALGVPVAPWFPALAPIPLKAPRPEWEGIPLREGALLLKAGPGAKVLARYPGDVLFTRAGISGPAALELSRPVEAARRDGAAWLGYELAAGDLDGDLVALQRENPHLAVRTWLARWLPERMCAPALGMLGLAPDQRMKDLPRAGRKDLAALLAAFPLGEPGRVDLEKGEVSAGGVLLSAVDPRTLAVKGWENLRVCGELLDVDGPVGGYNLQAAFSTGYLAGSLAEVSTHST; this is encoded by the coding sequence TTGAAGGTCCTGGTGGCCGGGGGCGGGGCCGCGGGCATGATCGCGGCCTGGCGCGCGGCGAGCGCGGGCTTCGACACCACCCTCCTGGAAGCCAACGACCGCCTCGGCATGAAGATCCGCATCAGCGGCGGCGGGAAGTGCAACATCACCCACGACGGGCCCATGGCCTCGGTGCTGGCGGCCTTCCCCCGGGCCCAGGCCCGTTTCCTGCGCCCGGCCCTCTTCGCCTTCACCAACCGGGACGTGCTGGACCTGCTGGCCCGGGAGGGCGTCCACGCCCAGGCCCGGGACAACGGCCGGGTCTTCCCGGTGGACGGCCCGGGCTCGGCCGCCAAGGTGACGGCCGCCTTCGAAGCCCTGGTGCGCCGGGCGGGGGTCCAGGTTCGCCTGGGGGCGCGGGTGCGGGCCCTGGAGGGCCGGGCGCCCCGGCTGGAGGCCCTGGTGCTGGAGGACGGCACCTGGCTGCGGGCGGACCGGTTCATCCTGGCCACCGGCGGGGCCAGCTATCCCAGGACGGGCACCCGGGGCGAGCTCCTGGCCGCCCTGGGGGCCCTGGGCGTGCCCGTGGCCCCCTGGTTCCCGGCCCTGGCCCCCATTCCCCTGAAGGCCCCCCGGCCGGAATGGGAGGGCATCCCCCTGCGGGAAGGCGCCCTCCTCCTCAAGGCCGGCCCCGGCGCCAAGGTCCTGGCCCGGTACCCGGGGGATGTCCTCTTCACCCGGGCCGGGATTTCGGGTCCGGCCGCCCTGGAATTGAGCCGCCCCGTGGAGGCCGCCCGCCGGGACGGGGCCGCGTGGCTGGGCTACGAGCTGGCCGCCGGGGATCTGGACGGGGACCTGGTGGCCCTGCAGCGGGAGAACCCCCACCTGGCCGTGCGCACCTGGCTGGCCCGGTGGCTCCCCGAACGCATGTGCGCGCCGGCCCTGGGGATGCTGGGCCTCGCCCCCGACCAGCGCATGAAGGACCTGCCCCGGGCCGGCCGGAAGGATCTGGCCGCCCTCCTTGCCGCTTTTCCCCTGGGTGAGCCCGGCCGGGTGGATCTGGAGAAGGGGGAGGTCAGCGCGGGCGGCGTGCTCCTTTCCGCCGTGGATCCCCGGACCCTGGCCGTCAAGGGCTGGGAGAACCTGCGGGTGTGCGGGGAACTGCTGGACGTGGACGGGCCGGTGGGCGGCTACAACCTGCAGGCCGCGTTCAGCACGGGGTACCTGGCGGGTTCCTTGGCCGAGGTTTCGACCCACTCCACCTAG
- a CDS encoding TolC family protein yields MVRASMVPVLAMCCSLGAQTPAPEGKHLSLQEAIQISLRNNLQVDIARQAREETQSGYLFSQGAFDWNLSAQAQSSRIDTASNSPLFKGSSTVVASQYTSYGRSLTVDMNKAFVWGGSVKFEYAPVYSYYRGLTLGTPDVPSNNSYPYTGSLSATYSQNLLSGFGREVTTAPMVVAQKNAQAADFTFQLAIINLVASTEGQYWDLVFAERNLANKKVSLELAQKQLKENTIRMQVGTMAPIDVTSAEAQVAQAEQDIIKAEAALANARDALVRSLYPNAERPAALDTTDSPTLAHIQLDEAAATKMAIDRRVELKSARIGKDIAQLNAKVAQNRTLPTLSAFGTYTGNSNNYDSLSPVNKDLTGAKYPGYTVGLQFAMPIQNRAAKGTLSAARAALRSKELGLRDQELSIVLEVRTALRNVEASEKGVKAAEKTRYFQQKNLEAEQKKFENGMSTNFVVLQVMTNLDNAKSAELQAQIAYAKSVTALEQAVGNLMEARNLTIK; encoded by the coding sequence ATGGTTCGTGCCTCCATGGTCCCCGTCCTCGCAATGTGCTGCAGCCTCGGGGCCCAGACCCCGGCCCCCGAAGGCAAGCACCTCAGCCTCCAGGAGGCCATCCAGATCTCCCTGCGCAACAACCTGCAGGTGGACATCGCCCGCCAGGCCCGCGAGGAGACCCAGTCGGGATACCTCTTCAGCCAGGGCGCCTTCGACTGGAACCTCTCGGCCCAGGCCCAGTCGTCGCGCATCGACACCGCTTCCAATTCGCCCCTGTTCAAGGGCTCCTCCACCGTGGTGGCGTCCCAGTACACCTCGTACGGACGCAGCCTGACCGTGGACATGAACAAGGCCTTCGTGTGGGGCGGCAGCGTCAAGTTCGAGTACGCCCCCGTCTACAGCTACTACCGCGGCCTCACCCTGGGAACGCCCGACGTCCCCTCCAACAATTCCTATCCCTACACCGGCTCCCTCTCGGCCACCTACAGCCAGAACCTCCTTTCCGGCTTCGGCCGCGAGGTCACCACCGCGCCCATGGTCGTGGCCCAGAAGAACGCCCAGGCCGCGGACTTCACCTTCCAGCTGGCCATCATCAACCTGGTCGCCAGCACCGAGGGCCAGTACTGGGACCTGGTCTTCGCCGAGCGCAACCTGGCCAACAAGAAGGTCTCCCTCGAGCTGGCCCAGAAGCAGCTCAAGGAGAACACCATCCGCATGCAGGTGGGCACCATGGCGCCCATCGACGTCACCAGCGCCGAGGCCCAGGTGGCCCAGGCCGAGCAGGACATCATCAAGGCCGAGGCCGCCCTGGCCAACGCCAGGGACGCCCTCGTCCGCAGCCTCTACCCCAACGCCGAGCGCCCCGCGGCCCTGGACACCACCGATTCCCCCACCCTCGCCCACATCCAGCTGGACGAGGCCGCCGCCACGAAGATGGCCATCGATCGCCGCGTGGAGCTCAAGTCCGCCCGCATCGGCAAGGACATCGCCCAGCTCAACGCCAAGGTCGCCCAGAACCGGACCCTGCCCACCCTCTCCGCCTTCGGCACCTACACCGGCAACTCCAACAACTACGATTCGCTCAGCCCCGTGAACAAGGACCTTACCGGCGCCAAGTACCCCGGCTACACCGTGGGCCTGCAGTTCGCCATGCCCATCCAGAACCGCGCCGCCAAGGGCACCCTCTCCGCCGCCAGGGCCGCCCTGCGCAGCAAGGAGCTGGGCCTGCGGGACCAGGAGCTGAGCATCGTCCTGGAGGTCCGCACCGCCCTGCGCAACGTGGAAGCCTCCGAGAAGGGCGTCAAGGCCGCGGAGAAGACCCGCTACTTCCAGCAGAAGAACCTCGAGGCCGAGCAGAAGAAGTTCGAGAACGGCATGAGCACGAACTTCGTGGTCCTGCAGGTCATGACCAACCTCGACAACGCCAAGAGCGCCGAGCTGCAGGCCCAGATCGCCTACGCCAAGTCCGTCACGGCCCTGGAGCAGGCCGTGGGCAACCTCATGGAAGCCCGCAACCTCACCATCAAGTAG
- the purE gene encoding 5-(carboxyamino)imidazole ribonucleotide mutase: MQTINPLVGILMGSRSDWETMKETARTLAALGVAFEAHVASAHRTPDKVIDYVLNAEGRGIRVLVAAAGGAAHLAGVCAGKTHLPVLGVPMKGWSLDGMDSLLSTVQMPAGIPVGTLAIGKAGATNAALLAAAILALGDPALRERLLAYRKAQTEKALADDDLSL, translated from the coding sequence ATGCAGACAATCAACCCCCTCGTGGGAATCCTCATGGGATCCAGGTCCGACTGGGAGACCATGAAGGAGACCGCCCGCACCCTGGCGGCCCTGGGCGTGGCCTTCGAGGCCCACGTGGCCTCCGCCCACCGGACCCCCGACAAGGTCATCGACTACGTCCTGAACGCCGAGGGGCGCGGGATCCGGGTGCTGGTGGCCGCGGCCGGGGGCGCCGCGCACCTCGCCGGGGTCTGCGCGGGCAAGACCCACCTGCCGGTGCTGGGGGTGCCCATGAAGGGGTGGTCCCTGGACGGCATGGATTCCCTGCTCTCCACGGTGCAGATGCCCGCGGGGATCCCCGTGGGCACCCTGGCCATCGGCAAGGCCGGGGCCACCAACGCCGCCCTCCTGGCGGCGGCCATCCTGGCCCTGGGGGATCCCGCGCTGCGGGAGCGCCTCCTGGCCTACCGCAAGGCCCAGACCGAGAAGGCCCTGGCCGACGACGATCTGTCCCTCTGA
- the glmM gene encoding phosphohexomutase domain-containing protein (catalyzes the conversion of glucosamine-6-phosphate to glucosamine-1-phosphate) yields MALNYFGTDGVRGKAFESPLTLDEAARWGAAWAQVARARGIQELVIGWDPRLSSEPLAEAFVSGLGGRLRLCILGLVPTPAVAYAALLRPGAWGLMISASHNPPEDNGIKGFDGLGEKLPEEDEAALEAAFEATGPLKAGPAALDLETALPHAYIQQLGPLELPRDFSMVVDCAHGATAPWAPQVFHGGTIHWMGVPADGARINVGVGSTHLDGLAAQVRERGAALGIAFDGDGDRCLMVDSRGELVDGDQLLWLLAQDLRARGETIPGVVGTLMSNAGLEEALAGLRIPFVRTQVGDKFMLRELGKLEWDLAAEASGHVIQKHVGPSGDGLATALASLRALLRRPAAERWSWRFRAWPLRLVNLVARDRRPVEDCPRLTSAMATLQADHGDDVRIVVRWSGTEPKLRLMVEARSEGLMEDALRTLELAARADLALA; encoded by the coding sequence ATGGCACTGAACTATTTCGGCACGGACGGGGTACGCGGCAAGGCCTTCGAGTCACCCCTCACCCTGGACGAGGCGGCCCGGTGGGGCGCCGCATGGGCCCAGGTGGCCCGGGCCCGGGGCATCCAGGAACTGGTGATCGGCTGGGACCCCCGCCTCAGCTCGGAGCCCCTGGCCGAAGCCTTCGTTTCCGGACTCGGGGGCCGGCTGCGCCTGTGCATCCTGGGCCTTGTGCCCACCCCCGCGGTGGCCTACGCCGCCCTGCTGCGCCCCGGCGCCTGGGGCCTCATGATCTCCGCCAGCCACAACCCGCCGGAGGACAACGGCATCAAGGGCTTCGACGGCCTGGGCGAAAAGCTCCCCGAGGAGGACGAGGCCGCCCTGGAGGCCGCCTTCGAGGCCACCGGCCCCCTGAAGGCGGGGCCCGCGGCCCTGGACCTGGAGACCGCCCTTCCCCACGCGTACATCCAGCAGCTGGGCCCCCTGGAGCTGCCCAGGGACTTTTCCATGGTGGTGGACTGCGCCCACGGCGCCACCGCCCCCTGGGCCCCCCAGGTCTTCCACGGCGGGACCATCCATTGGATGGGCGTGCCCGCCGACGGCGCGCGCATCAACGTCGGGGTCGGATCCACCCACCTGGATGGCCTGGCCGCCCAGGTGCGGGAGCGGGGCGCCGCCCTGGGCATCGCCTTCGACGGCGACGGCGACCGCTGCCTGATGGTCGATTCCCGGGGCGAGCTCGTGGACGGGGATCAGCTCCTGTGGCTCCTGGCCCAGGACCTGCGCGCCCGGGGCGAGACCATCCCCGGCGTCGTGGGCACCCTCATGAGCAACGCCGGCCTGGAGGAGGCCCTGGCCGGGCTCCGGATCCCCTTCGTGCGCACCCAGGTGGGCGACAAGTTCATGCTCCGGGAGCTGGGCAAGCTGGAGTGGGATCTGGCCGCCGAGGCCTCCGGCCACGTCATCCAGAAGCACGTCGGCCCCAGCGGCGACGGGCTGGCCACGGCCCTGGCCTCCCTCCGGGCCCTGCTGCGCCGTCCCGCCGCGGAGCGGTGGTCCTGGCGCTTCCGGGCCTGGCCCCTGCGCCTGGTCAACCTCGTCGCCCGGGACCGCCGCCCCGTGGAGGACTGCCCCCGGCTCACCTCGGCCATGGCCACGCTCCAGGCCGACCACGGCGACGACGTGCGCATCGTGGTGCGGTGGTCGGGCACGGAGCCCAAGCTCCGCCTCATGGTGGAGGCCCGGTCCGAGGGCCTCATGGAGGATGCCCTCCGCACCCTGGAATTAGCGGCCCGGGCGGACCTCGCCCTGGCCTGA
- the lipB gene encoding lipoyl(octanoyl) transferase LipB, which translates to MTGIGFTNPRPAQFRRLGHVLYAAGLRMQKAMAEYVKDGTRPDQILVLEHNPVFTLGRNATRQDIHVADAFLDQRGVEVFETDRGGQVTYHGPGQVVVYPICNLKGGREDVGRLVRGLEEAMIRCAADFGVKADRLQGFPGVWVDTPRGPEKLGALGIHLNRWITTHGIAFNVAPDLAHFRWITPCGITDKGVCSLASLLGDAAPTWDQAADSLQAHMAATLGLDVLPVPESSRSVSALTWRRAPGGVEILVMLRNPDQGLWWSSVTGMVEPGETPEATAHRELKEETGLTGTLTDMAFSHSFWMDPAILGLPSGPPRFNRETCFHMEVAPGAQVDLARDEHSEYRWCGFQEAHDLMMWEGSKAALRRLRRELEA; encoded by the coding sequence ATGACTGGAATCGGATTCACCAACCCAAGACCCGCGCAGTTCCGCCGTCTGGGCCACGTGCTCTACGCCGCGGGCCTGCGCATGCAGAAGGCCATGGCCGAGTACGTGAAGGACGGCACCCGGCCCGACCAGATCCTCGTCCTCGAGCACAACCCGGTCTTCACCCTGGGCCGCAACGCCACCCGCCAGGACATCCACGTGGCCGACGCCTTCCTGGACCAGCGCGGCGTGGAGGTCTTCGAGACGGACCGGGGCGGCCAGGTCACGTACCACGGCCCCGGCCAGGTGGTGGTCTACCCCATCTGCAACCTCAAGGGGGGCCGGGAGGACGTGGGCCGGCTCGTGCGCGGCCTGGAGGAGGCCATGATCCGCTGCGCCGCCGACTTCGGCGTCAAGGCCGACCGGCTCCAGGGGTTCCCCGGCGTGTGGGTGGACACCCCCCGGGGCCCGGAGAAGCTGGGGGCCCTGGGCATCCACCTCAACCGCTGGATCACCACCCACGGCATCGCCTTCAACGTCGCCCCGGACCTGGCCCACTTCAGGTGGATCACGCCCTGCGGCATCACCGACAAGGGCGTGTGCTCCCTGGCCTCGCTCCTGGGCGACGCCGCCCCCACCTGGGATCAGGCCGCCGACAGCCTCCAGGCGCACATGGCCGCCACCCTCGGCCTGGACGTGCTGCCCGTGCCCGAATCCAGCCGCAGCGTCTCCGCCCTCACCTGGCGCCGGGCCCCCGGCGGGGTGGAGATCCTCGTCATGCTGCGCAACCCCGACCAGGGCCTCTGGTGGTCCAGCGTCACCGGCATGGTGGAGCCCGGCGAGACCCCCGAGGCCACGGCCCACCGGGAATTGAAGGAGGAGACGGGCCTGACGGGCACCCTCACCGACATGGCCTTCTCCCACAGCTTCTGGATGGATCCGGCGATCCTGGGACTGCCTTCCGGCCCGCCCCGGTTCAACCGGGAGACCTGCTTCCACATGGAGGTGGCCCCCGGGGCCCAGGTGGACCTGGCCCGGGACGAGCACAGCGAATACCGCTGGTGCGGGTTCCAGGAGGCCCATGACCTCATGATGTGGGAGGGCTCCAAGGCCGCCCTCCGCCGCCTCCGCAGGGAGCTCGAGGCCTAA
- the bla gene encoding class A beta-lactamase has translation MKIAWALALLGTLLAAKAPGLRSLEARSGGRLGVCVLDAGGRKLLEYRARERFPLCSTFKVLLAGAVLFRVDAGRAALDRRVPYGEKDLLAYAPVTRARAAEGALTLEELCAASVQVSDNTAANLLLDTLGGPGAVTVFARSLGDPVTRLDRKEPELNDVPPGDPRDTTTPEAMARTLRELLAGKTLSPASQRRLAGWMATCTTGTHRLRAGFPASWQIQDKTGSGFEKSGIANDIAVAIPQGGSPLYIAAYLTGAKGDAQARDAILEEVGRIVSKLPR, from the coding sequence GTGAAGATCGCCTGGGCCCTGGCGCTGCTGGGCACGCTCCTGGCCGCGAAGGCCCCGGGGCTGCGGTCCCTGGAGGCCCGGAGCGGCGGGCGCCTGGGCGTGTGCGTCCTGGACGCCGGGGGCCGGAAGCTCCTGGAGTACCGCGCCCGGGAGCGCTTCCCCCTTTGCAGCACCTTCAAGGTCCTCCTGGCCGGGGCCGTGCTGTTCCGGGTGGACGCGGGCCGGGCGGCCCTGGACCGCAGGGTGCCCTACGGGGAGAAGGACCTCCTGGCTTACGCCCCCGTCACCCGGGCCCGGGCCGCCGAGGGCGCCCTGACCCTGGAGGAGCTGTGCGCCGCCAGCGTGCAGGTGAGCGACAACACCGCCGCCAACCTGCTCCTGGACACCCTCGGGGGCCCCGGGGCCGTCACCGTGTTCGCCCGGAGCCTGGGCGACCCCGTCACCCGCTTGGACCGCAAGGAGCCCGAACTCAACGACGTGCCCCCCGGGGATCCCCGCGACACCACCACCCCCGAAGCCATGGCCCGGACCCTCCGGGAACTGCTGGCGGGCAAGACCCTCTCTCCGGCCTCCCAGCGCCGTCTGGCGGGTTGGATGGCGACCTGCACCACCGGCACCCATCGCCTGCGCGCCGGTTTTCCCGCCTCCTGGCAGATCCAGGACAAGACCGGGTCCGGGTTCGAGAAATCCGGGATCGCCAACGATATCGCCGTGGCCATCCCCCAGGGCGGCTCCCCCCTCTACATCGCGGCCTACCTGACCGGGGCCAAGGGGGACGCCCAGGCCAGGGACGCCATCCTGGAAGAAGTGGGGCGCATCGTTTCTAAATTACCGAGGTAA
- a CDS encoding methyl-accepting chemotaxis protein — protein sequence MENQEPLTPTDPAVPNGTEEIQPEGLLKEFRERGEALDHRLDALLDLVQAIRTEIHQESQTELQRLARAAEDMANGKIFQQIDIQAKGELGALVASINSTLMNLQQLDSSVKQQSTQVPELAAQLDAITADTEKATQNVMNRLDVLMAASDQAQSSVKAAVKSLVATQEAQAKFHAQMDTYLEKASQGADPAQLSQEILEFLFEHQMNPPPPPADMEACLAPLNTVADEAFEILNTLQFQDITRQKVEKVVLLLKQFKDGLNRLLAIFNIEGALVGIPPQEEAIFDNRATATQDHIFETSLEADDKKESVDDIIAQFKKAKG from the coding sequence ATGGAAAACCAGGAACCCCTCACGCCCACCGATCCCGCCGTCCCGAACGGAACCGAGGAGATCCAGCCGGAAGGCCTCCTGAAGGAATTCCGCGAGCGGGGCGAGGCCCTGGACCACCGCCTGGACGCGCTCCTGGATCTGGTGCAGGCCATCCGCACCGAGATCCACCAGGAAAGCCAGACCGAGCTCCAGCGCCTGGCCCGGGCCGCCGAGGACATGGCCAACGGCAAGATCTTCCAGCAGATCGATATCCAGGCCAAGGGCGAGCTGGGGGCCCTGGTGGCCAGCATCAACTCCACCCTCATGAACCTGCAGCAGCTGGACAGCTCGGTGAAGCAGCAGAGCACCCAGGTGCCGGAGCTCGCCGCCCAGCTGGACGCCATCACCGCCGACACCGAGAAGGCCACCCAGAACGTCATGAACCGCCTGGACGTGCTCATGGCCGCCAGCGACCAGGCCCAGTCCTCCGTGAAGGCCGCCGTGAAATCCCTGGTGGCCACCCAGGAGGCCCAGGCGAAATTCCACGCCCAGATGGACACCTACCTGGAGAAGGCCAGCCAGGGCGCGGATCCCGCCCAGTTGTCCCAGGAGATCCTGGAATTCCTCTTCGAGCACCAGATGAACCCCCCGCCCCCGCCCGCGGACATGGAGGCCTGCCTGGCCCCCCTCAACACCGTGGCCGACGAGGCCTTCGAGATCCTGAACACCCTCCAGTTCCAGGACATCACCCGCCAGAAGGTGGAGAAGGTGGTGCTGCTCCTCAAGCAGTTCAAGGACGGCCTCAACCGCCTCCTGGCCATCTTCAACATCGAGGGCGCCCTGGTGGGGATCCCCCCTCAGGAGGAGGCCATCTTCGACAACCGCGCCACCGCCACCCAGGACCACATCTTCGAGACCAGCCTGGAAGCCGACGACAAGAAGGAATCGGTGGACGACATCATCGCCCAGTTCAAGAAGGCCAAGGGGTGA
- a CDS encoding DUF4388 domain-containing protein, whose translation MSTLRGNLQSISLMDVVQLLNVNRKTGKLVVSQARLSGVLYVLNGDVVHAEIGGTLGESGAFEILEWDKGEFEFISTKFKAPTTIRRSVPDLLMEAARTADSRKHLRGIFPSLAVVPWPRLAEPALTQGLRIFQEDRRCLPFLDGYRTFLEVIAAAGLSEVSVLQACAQLKEAHRLTLLEPDASLKATALKGTLFRKAEHIELSKAHEARWQGMGPYGTVANVRLVWPDGLSVEPVRFIKGMDDHTVGIPKELMQSWGLPEGIAITVRPAP comes from the coding sequence ATGTCGACCCTGCGCGGCAACCTGCAGAGCATCTCCCTCATGGACGTGGTCCAGCTCCTGAACGTCAACCGCAAGACCGGCAAGCTCGTGGTAAGCCAGGCCCGGCTCTCGGGCGTGCTGTACGTCCTCAACGGCGACGTCGTCCACGCGGAGATCGGCGGCACCCTGGGGGAGTCCGGCGCCTTCGAGATCCTGGAATGGGACAAGGGCGAATTCGAATTCATCTCCACCAAGTTCAAGGCGCCTACCACCATCCGGCGCTCCGTGCCCGACCTGCTCATGGAGGCCGCGCGCACCGCGGATTCCCGCAAGCACCTCCGCGGCATCTTCCCCAGCCTGGCGGTGGTGCCCTGGCCCCGCCTCGCGGAACCGGCCCTCACCCAGGGGCTCCGCATCTTCCAGGAGGACCGGCGCTGCCTGCCCTTCCTGGACGGCTACCGCACCTTCCTGGAGGTCATCGCCGCCGCCGGCCTGAGCGAAGTGAGCGTCCTGCAGGCCTGCGCCCAGCTCAAGGAGGCCCACCGCCTCACCCTCCTCGAACCCGACGCCTCCCTGAAGGCCACGGCCCTCAAGGGGACCTTGTTTCGCAAGGCCGAGCACATCGAGCTGTCCAAGGCCCACGAGGCCCGCTGGCAGGGCATGGGGCCCTACGGCACCGTGGCCAACGTGCGCCTGGTGTGGCCCGACGGCCTTTCGGTGGAGCCCGTGCGGTTCATCAAGGGCATGGACGACCACACCGTTGGTATTCCGAAGGAACTTATGCAATCGTGGGGGCTACCCGAAGGCATAGCCATCACCGTCCGTCCCGCCCCTTGA